The genomic DNA TTATCTTTTTACTTTTGCCTGAAATAATCGATGCAATATGACAATGTTGTATAAAGTCAAAAACGATTCTTACAAGCACGAAGCGCGAGCGAGTGAGTGTAGAAACCGTGCGACACACTCGCTCGCGCTTCGTGCTTGTAATTTCAATTCAGAATGTTAATAACGGATGATATTTCTTGTGTTCGTGCTACAAATATTACTTTCGTGAGTTCCGTTCCACACAGCGAACATGATGCACATCGTTAGCATAGCAGATCATAAATGGATTACGAAGACAGCGACTACGATGACGATTGGGATGACGACTACGGAGACGATGACGACGATGAAGTCGACACGATCCCCTGTCCGGAATGTGGAACCGATGTGTATGAAGAGTCTTCCATCTGCCCCAACTGCGGCTGCTACCTGCATGATGGATATGCGGGAGGAAGCTATTATCCGTGGTACACTTTCGGCGGTGCACTGCGGGAATGGGCTCCCTTCTGGCTGTTTCTAGCCGTCTGTGGGGTCATTATCACCATTTTTATGCTGATGGTTTGAGAAAATACAAGCACGAAGTTCAAGCGAGTTTGTTAATTGGCATTGGACTCACTCACTTGCGCTTCGTGCTTGTGTGTGATTTCCTCAAATTACCGACTTAAGACTTTTCCGCAGGCTGATCTTCCCGAGCTGGCAATTGTTCGACATTGCGAATCCAGATATTTCGGAAGCGGACATTGTTGCCATGATTCTGAATATGAATAGGCAGTTTGTCATCATGCTTATTATATTCAGGCGGCTTGTGCCAGAATGTTCCGCCTTGTAGCTCGACATGATTCTGAATCAGCACGCCATTATGCAGCACGGTGAAAGCCGCAGGTGCTTCGACGGAACCATCCTCATGAAAGCGGGGAGCGGTGAAAATGATGTCATAGGTCTGCCATTCCCCAGGAGGGCGAGTGGCATTGACCAGCGGTGGATACTGCTTGTAAATCGAGCCGCACTGGCCATCGAAATAAGTTTCATTCTCGTAAGAATCGAGTATCTGAACTTCGTATTGCTGCATGAAATAGACACCGCTGTTACCGCGTCCCTGCCCATTCCCGGAAACTTTTTCGGGTGAAGCCCATTCGATATGCAGTTGGCAATCGCCAAACTTTTCTTTGGTGGTGATCCCCTGCTTTCCGCCGGCTTCGACAAAGCCGTCTTTCACTTTCCAGCCTTTGCCTTCATTCCAGGAGGAGAGGTCGGTGCCATCGAATAATACGATAGCATCGGCAGGCGGAGTATCCGCATCGCCAGGGGCAACGACCTGGGGTTCAATCCACGGAATCCCGCTTTTCCATTCCTGCAACAGGACGGCACCGGTGAACAGGCAGCTAGCAATTAGAGCGATTGATAATAATCCAAAGCGACGCATTAGAATTCCTCTCAAGTTTAAACGGACTTCGCATTAGCAAATCAGTTTAACTCGCGAGGGCAACAGGTCGCAATTGTGGGACTGGGAATGGCCAGTGTTCAGAGGCCAGTGTATTTTCAACCTTCAACACTATTCACTACCCTGGGCCGCTCCAACAGTTTCAGCACCTGCTCTTCATTGAGCAATTCGTTCAATGTTCGTGCGCCATTTTTCTGATCGGCACGTAGCCAGAGGTCTTTCGCTTCCAGTTTATCGAACTCAGGGATCAGATAAACCACTTTTCGAGTTTGGCCACTGACCAGACTCGGCATGTTATTGGTATGACGCCTCCGTCCACGAATGAGCAGATTACAGCGAAAATCAAGTACCTCGGGGGGATTGGTTTCGTTTGTGATGATCTGTTCGACAATCACCTGGCCATGATCGGATTTCAATAAGCGGACTTCCATATGGACATCGCCCATCCCGACCAGATAGTCTCGGTAAACTCGAAATGGGAAATTTAGCCCCGAACCGCCCAGGTCAAATTCGATGGCCATCAGCTGTTCGCCAATAGCCGTTTGAGACGGGAGCTTAACAGAAAAGGGAAGCTCGATCTGCTCTCCAGCGTCTGAAGAGAGTGTCTGCTTGCGAGGCGTAAATTCCCAACCATAATTCGGTACTATCTGTACGTTCCCCTGAATACTCCATGGAAAGGCATTCGTCACAAGGAGCGTATCTTCATGCTCAGCTGCAGAACTGGCAATCCGCCCTTTTTGAAATTTGACACCCATCCGCCAGCGTGCCAACTCGGCTGAGCAGCCTGTTAAAATTGTGGGAACAGATGAGACTTCAATTATTTGCCGTCCGTTAATCGGTGAACTGGCAACGATTGTTTTCTCTCCCCAGACACTATGAATAGAAACTTGATCCCCCAGATAGATCTCTTCGGTCACAGGATCATCATTCCACATCACGATTGTGGCTTCATTGTCTCGCAGAAAAACGTGATTCGTGCTGCGATTCGGTAATTGAATCGAGCCCGCATATTTACTGCCATTTAATGCCAGCGTTACTGTTCTCCAAGGCAAAAATAAATCGGAGGGAGAGCCATCCTGATTCAACAGTCCATATTCCGGATCGAATACATCATAGGCAAAGACCAGGTCAGCTCCGCTGCGTTTGGCGTCAATCATGCGTCGAACCAGATTATTGGCTCGCTGATGAGGATCTGTCTGATGAATTCTGTCATCGGCTTTGACAATCGTCCACGCCTCAAATCCACTGGAGTGGATCGCTTCGACATTGCTCTGGATTTGTTCATAGGACGTATTTTCGTCGAAAATCAACGTCAAAAAGTTTTTCGAAACCAATTGATTTTTCAGAACTGGAGAATCGATATTCCAGCGAACTCCCAGTTGTCGGATCTGTCCAATCCGCTGTAACTCTTTGCGAATGCCATCCAATGATCCCTCGAAATTGGGCATCCCGACGAAACTCGAATCGAGATCATTTCCCAGTTGCCAACGTGTGACCGTCGGGGAATACAACGCCATCACCTGATTGGCGGCTTGTCTCCAGACGATGGGAGGAGAAGTGAATAACTCACTAATCCCAGTCCATTCCTCAGTAAATTTATCGCGAATCTCTGTTGGTGGATTGACTAACATCCCAATCGGAATGATCGACTGATTCCGCAGACCGGTCAGCAATTGGCCGGTCTCGCTGGATTGCTGCGAATAGGCCAGCTTCCAGACAGGGATCTTCACCCAGTTAATTCCCGATTCCCGCGTAATGTCCAGCAAATCATTCGCAGAAATCCCATGCTGGGCTCCCGATAGATTCCAGCCGAATTCTCCTTTCTCTGGAGATTTTCCTTTGAGGTTCATTACGGCAAACGAAGTCCACTGACTGACAATTTCAACATCGTTCCGCAACAAGGTCGCTCTGACCCGGTAGTATCCTGGAGGATAAACAGGCAATTCCCAGAAAGTTTCTCCCGTGTTTTCCGACTCGGTCGACTCCTCGATCATCGCCTGAGTAATTACTGTGCTCGTCTGATCGAGTAATTTTCCATAAACGTCCTCACTGTGTAGTTTCAATTCATAATGAAACTCTTCCTCTTCGTACTCTGTATCGAGTCCCGTTGCAGAGGATTCAATCGTGACACGAGCATCGGATTGTCGAAAGTGAGTTTCGAAATCGCTGGCCAGTTTGAGGCGCGGGAGTTTACCGATGCAAATATTATCGAACCATGCCACCCCTGTGATATCGTTTTTGCTGCTGCTGATCAAATGGCAGCCCACCACGACATATCGAACATTCTCGTCAGGAATCAGTGGTTCGAGTTGAAGATGACTCCAATCTTTATGCGTCCCTGAAACAGGATTTGTCACAATACGATGAATCCGTTGCTTGCGCTGATTCAAAAACGAAAACGTGACGACCGCGGCATTATATTTTAAGCCCCTTGTCAGTACCGAAGCGCTCATCACATAAGAGTGCTTGGCATCAATCGAGATTGGTTTCGAATAATAAGCCGCATTGCTGCCATTGGCTTCGATCTGCAGACTCCGTCGTCCTTCGGCTGCCTGTGTGTAGTCGATCTCGGCAAACACATAGTCGCGAAAGTCCGGCCCTTTGCGACGCATCCAGTCATCGGGCAGACGGTCGTAATCCCGATCCTGCTCTTCTTCAAACCCAAACCTGGCGATTGGAATCGACCCACTCGTAATATGAATTCCATTTGAAAACTGCCCCGATGACGAAGCCGCGCAGGCCGTCGACACGTTCGCAAATGCGAATATGATCAGAACAAAGATATGAGCAAAAGTTTTCATCTGGAGAATTTGAGTTCTGAGGTCATTTGTGAAGCTGATTTTTGAACCACGGATGGCCACAGATCAACCCAGCACGGCTGGATTGATCTGTGGTTCACGACAATTGAAATCAAATAAATATTTGATTAACGAGAAACTTCCTGAGAAGGATTTCCTGGAGTCTGTATTCAGCAGGATGTTCTCTTTCTAAAATCGACCGTTCAGTCAGCTCGATAGCAATTGCCAGCGAAACAGAGGGCTGGGATGATCCTGCCAACTCTGCCGATTATTGCGGTATTGCACATCGATCTGACTTCACTGACTATCTCTGCACATTCCACCATGAACAGACACAATGGAAAATCAGTTCTCCGTCACCACCAGTTCACTCAACCTGCCTTTAAAGGCGGCACTGAAATTGATCGCTCAATTGCCAGTGTCCGGTATCCGCTGTGATGCCCGGACCGAATTGAAGCCTCGGGAGATCTCGCAAACCGGAAAGCGAGATTTGCTCAAAGCTCTCAATGAGTACGGTTTAAAAATGACCGCCCTTAACTTCACCATTCGGCGTTCATTTTTCGAAGAAGCCGATTTGGATGCCCGGATTGCGGCGACTCGGGAAGCGATGGAATTGACGGCTCAACTCAAAGCTCGGCACCTCTGCCTGAAGATTGGCGAGATTCCCGATCCCGAACATCGCAGTTATTCGGTGCTGCAGCAATCCATCGATGATCTGGCTCGTTATGGAAATCATATTGGTGTCGTGC from Rubinisphaera italica includes the following:
- a CDS encoding sugar phosphate isomerase/epimerase family protein, giving the protein MENQFSVTTSSLNLPLKAALKLIAQLPVSGIRCDARTELKPREISQTGKRDLLKALNEYGLKMTALNFTIRRSFFEEADLDARIAATREAMELTAQLKARHLCLKIGEIPDPEHRSYSVLQQSIDDLARYGNHIGVVLTIIPIGKSPQVLKEFLATIRSGPTAIDFDPSRYMLGGHDPIDALRELYQSIEQFTARDAVRDYSGGGEETQLGRGEIVWDEMLATLFEVGYRGSLNIQRTAGENRFEDIKNAIGYLGNVAGELW
- a CDS encoding 3-keto-disaccharide hydrolase, which translates into the protein MRRFGLLSIALIASCLFTGAVLLQEWKSGIPWIEPQVVAPGDADTPPADAIVLFDGTDLSSWNEGKGWKVKDGFVEAGGKQGITTKEKFGDCQLHIEWASPEKVSGNGQGRGNSGVYFMQQYEVQILDSYENETYFDGQCGSIYKQYPPLVNATRPPGEWQTYDIIFTAPRFHEDGSVEAPAAFTVLHNGVLIQNHVELQGGTFWHKPPEYNKHDDKLPIHIQNHGNNVRFRNIWIRNVEQLPAREDQPAEKS